The genomic stretch cttgcgtctattccggaccgttattgcaagggtcgtatatgtgacaaaaccacaagataattgagattaacgatgaagtgatatgttatcgaatcaatacgtttcacagctgaaaatcaattaacgtctaaattgacaaactttggtttgcaatgcagtaatagtggaataagcaaaaagacaaacacttggtgataatgttcaaattgataatgattcaagatgtggtgaattgtgatgtttatgcagaatcttaaatcacaattttaacacttgaatcgttaatcaattttgcaattatgaccaaatatgaacagaacgtaaatgaaaagataaaagcgacaagaacacgatatttgttcaggcagttcgtcgatcgtcctcgctacgactacgtctgcccccaattccaaattgaaattgggaaatcttccattaatattgaaagcagtttatacaaagaaaaaaacaaagcgataaacaataaaccgaatttgtcgatcctttgaatcttcttcccccttaatcttgagtcagatcaaggtgatccaagagcttcactcgattccttttctgcagtgtcttgaattgccttgaacccttgttcttcaatcttcacactcagatggatcctcgatgaaacctcttgataaaaacccccaagaaacacctatcttggaggacaaaaccctcggattttattcaccaaaaaccccacaaatcttcacccactaggaatcttcaattccgttccatggacgttatcgaactcgatcactaaccctcaacgcaagaatgattatgtgtaattgtgttggagatgacgaagaacgaagatgagaagcctttgtgtatcttccagtcgttggtgttgatgaataattaacatggaatgatatatatatatagttgctggtatgttggagcagagaaaacacataatttgggaagttttcagcaaataggttgacctactttagtgcttaggtcgacctaacagaagcagagttgaaattgtcccagttaggttgacctgttaggttggcctaaaatctgttaggttgacctgctgaaggtttaggtcgacctaaagtcagttaggttgacctgttgaaggtttaggtcgacctaaagtcagttgtttccagttaggtcgacctgttgaaggtttaggtcgacctaaagtcagttgaaatgcatttttgtgacttttcttcagtttaggtcgacctaggagtgtgggtaggtcgacctaacagtgacatgtgtaaatcccttcagtttaggtcgacctgggagtgtgggtaggtcgacctaacagtgaccttgtcagttttgctgagtttgctctggttttgagtcgacctagggctttgcttggtcgacctaacagatgcaataccattttctgagttatttgagcttcataatcttccattgtcttgagtcattcatttatgcttttgtatttggttgcttgtgatgtttgccatgaatcaaaaactcatttgtgagtgtatgcttgttcttacaatgAGAAAAGTGCAAGAGACCAAACAAGTAGGTGTGGTAGTGAGTTGGGAAGTATAGAGGAAAAGATTGTACTATGAGGgggaaatttaaattttgaccaaTCATAAAATCcgaattatttttcttcttcaaaaaGTAGTTCCCAAGAAACTGTAATTGCTATAATTCCTCATAAGAGTAAATATCCAATTTTCTTTTCAAGATGTCAAATTGAATAGCATTTAGAGCTTTAGAAAGGATGTCTGCAATTTGTAGTTCAGTGGTTCCATGCTTCAGAGTAGCAACTTTGTTATTCACAAGGTTCCTTAGGAGATGGTGTATAGTATCCATATGATTGGTTCTGATGAGTTGAGTAGGATTCTTTGACATATTAGTATCACTCATATTGTCACAGTGTAATGTCATGGCATCCCGAGTGATATTATAATCAGACAACATTTGTTTTACAAACATTTCACTAATTATTTTACCTTCCACACGTATCCGAGTACTCATGGGTTTTTCACCTTCATTCTTCACAAAGAAGATTTTGACTATCTCATCTTCCCTGTATCCCTTTTTAGCCATCCTTTCGTTCCAAGTTCTAGATGCTTGTTATGGTCTTCTTCTCTTCACACTTTTTATTTTTCCTCCAGAGGTCTTTGTATTTGAAATTGAACTTGAATACTCAATCTCATCACTCAGCTCGAGATGATATGGCTCTGCTTTAGAAGAATTTCGTTGATGATAGACCATCCTTCTGGTAAGGGCATGTGCTTCAGGACATGTGGACTTCAAGTGATTTGTTATGCCACATTGATAGCATCTCTTATATGAGGGGTATGTGCTCCTTTCTTGATGTTTTCTTATGTTGAATCTTTTGATTAGGCATTATCTGCTCCATCAAGTAAGTCTAATTTCTTACTTCTACATTTCTGTTATGAGATGTGTTCAACAACTTTCTTTCCAGAGCCTCAATGTTTGACCGGAGGCTTACGTTTTCCTCTTGAAGGAGAGTGTAGGTATTTCTATCCTCCAACATTCTTGCATATAGTCTCTCATTCCTTAGATAGGTTTCGGAGAGAATAGTAGCAAGTTCACTAGCCGTGAATTTGCTGGCAAATGTCTCTTTATCAAATTCATCCATATCTTCAACAACATTTTTTATCACTGTTTTGACTGATCTTTTTTGATGATTGTCCTCAATCTCTCTCTTTGGTCATAGAGGGTTTAGAGGAGCAATTCGAGATTCTAGGCTCCCATAAGTAACAGTTTTCTTTAGACCTGGATCCCTTCATGACTTCCTTGCGTTCTTCATTTGTGACGATACATTCCTTCTTGGTGAACCTGACATTGAAGccttggtcacatagttgactgatgctaATTAGATTCACAGCCAGTCCTTTTACGAGAAGAACATTGTTCAGATTTGGACCTTCAGGATACTCCAGTGTTCCAATCCCTTGGATTTCTCCTTTTTCTCCATCACCAAACGTCACATAGTTAGAGGAATGAGGAGTGACATCTACCAATAGATTCCTTGTACCAGTCATGTGTTTAGAGAAGCCGCTATCAAAGTACCAGTCTTCTTTTGATGACACCCGTAAGGGAGTGTGAGCCATTAAGGCAGTACCTTTAGCTACCCATTGTTGTTTCTTGACTAAGGTGTTCTGCTTAGGTCCTTTTTGAAGAGGCTGATTAGGATAACCATACAATCTGAAGCAAAAAGGTTTTATGTGACCAAATTTTCCACAGTAGTGACATCTCCATTTGTTAAATTTTTTCTTAGAATGGTTTATCCTCCTGTTCtcatgatgttgtgacattggtctTGACATCCGAACTGGCATGGGGACTTCAGGTTTAGGCCTCTTGAGTCCTAAGATGGACTCTGATCTTCCCACAAATCCTATTCCGGACATGTCTCCTGATCTCTGTCCAACTTGCAGGATTTCTTCCAGGGAGTCAGTTCCAGAATTCAACATTCTGACAGATTTTGACATTTGATCAATCTTGGAGTTCAACATGCTAATTTCACCATTCAGTGAATCTACGGTTGCaagatattctttcttttcagttTCTAGTTCCTTTATGAGTGTcttttgcttctccacttgtttagCTCTTTGTAGGAGGTTGCAAGCTCATCAAAGGTCAGTTCAtcttcactggaatcatcatcagattcacaAGCACTCGTTAGTGTTGTGATGTGTTGTGCAGTTTCTTCTTTATTCTTgttcatagtaccagaatttttttgtccctagatctcacccaaatGTAAACAGGCATGGTGTCTGCTCTGATACAAATTGAAAATTATAGAAACTCACGCTCGATGTCttgctggatgttatgacatccacaattacacagcacAGATAATTAAAGCAGaaacacataaaaaaaataaagaacacacagaattgtttacccagttcggttcaaacaacctactatgggggctaccaagccaggaagggaatccaatataagcagaattaattcggagttaaactcccccgtttacaactcctcacttaaaacctacccaatgcaattccaatctattcctagacctgagtatctccactcactccccctcaatcacagcagtgattacaaataaacattacttaaattcagagagaagacacacttcaaaaacacacattgatctgcttaaaagcttcaatcaagagacacacacttgtGCTTAAAATTTATAGTGACAATTAACACAAACAACCTATttcaacgcaatcatcaaggacaactgcttggagtacaagagacaacTATAGAACTATGGTTCTTCAAAGTTAACAAACACCTCAAAGAGATTCTACTCCAAAGCAGTCATCTACGTGATAATTGTTTGGATCACAAGTAACACACACAGTGGAAACACAGAGAGTATAGTGATCTTCACGCTTAAAAACTCTGCCTCTGAAAGTAGGATTTGCAGTCGTCTTATAGTCAGTAGGCAGCAGGACTTGGGCCATGGGCCTTTcacacataaattagggttaaccaagttaacctaaatTCCACATCATCAGGGTGTTCTCATAAGCTGTAATCCGAGATATTTTAGCACAAATCATACAGCAcacaatatatagtttcctaaataGAGGTCTGAGATGAATAAGGAAACCCCACAACTGAAAGGTAACAACTACTGCTGTCAGacacagatgtcatgacatcgagcatgacatccattgAATATTTGTACTAGCTCAAACATACAATCCTACATAATTCCACACACATACAacaggaatgttttaccacaaaatataGCCAATTTAAAACATCTACACATTTCAACATGAACTTCAACTTGTATTTGACtcaacatagatacatagcattcaaatGACAATTGATAATTTACTTCATTCTTATAACCATaaaataacttcttttattaataaCGCAACGGAATTCACAACTTTTAGCTTAGAAATTATTTAACAATATTTATTCAACTAATGCCAAGTTCaacttataattattaaacaactACAGTAATAACAACATaaacatccccccgagtgctctTTATCAGAGCGACACACTAACTTGGACTCGATGAAGTTACTAAGTCTTCATCACTGCGTATCACCttcacgttaccagtataaaggtaatggagaaacaaaagaaaagggtgagatatcaaatcaatataaatagttgtatgataaataatatattagatcagAGTCATACAAAATCTCACCACTTCATAACAACAATATAACAGTAAgcaacaaacaacttaataacaacaacaacttcttaACAGCAACAACTTAATATGTAAAACATCAAAATATCACAACTTAATAGAAACCTCAAACAACATACAACTCCAGATGtaactcaactatgcatatgcatatggtaccattggagcagaacacCCAACTTAGAAATTGCCAGTTTAttgaggcatcaaggcataagccttagTCAAAAAATTTCCAATCCAGACCAACGTGGTGAGCATAGCTCCAACTTAAaaattgccaatccaggccaacttaatAATGCTATGCTATGCATGCGACAACAACCACGACATCGACTTAATCAACATATCACAACAACGATAAAATGCAACAACagaaaacaacttaatcaacattGGTCACAAGACCGACAACTGTAAAACAACTTAACAACGTTGGTCataggtgtaacacccttctaaaccccgcggaaattaacattaaaatcagagtaaaacatgaagaagagtattacaacgccaacaaaataaacaatattcatgtcatgccataaaggaacgataaaccaaaaattattcaggtagcatgttaacacatcggaatattcttaacaactgaataatcaaacatctggagtcgaagactcataattcaaccataaaccataaacaaaacagaagtctatcagccaattctaaaataacgttcccggtgttacacgaccagagcatgacacagacccaactgactctatcgaactacttgacgagctaatcctcaccaagtacacaagctactcctcaatctgaaaaataacaacagtaagggtgagtttcattcgcattaacaaatgttattggtatataaacaatacaacttcatccatacattattcacccaaaatcaattatattcagataatatagcaacattcataccaaaatacacacaaattataacattggacaacttccattcatgttacaattatacacaacaacctaatgcaatgcaactaaatgcatgtggtaccaaacatgggataacccatctcaccgatccaccaccataaagattcggctacttctctcaccaattccacacaatgggaattagctaccgctgtcccaccaccataagggatacagcccacaacatgattatgaaatgcatgcatcacataccgcatgctaatcatcaacaccaaacaactgaacaatcataatcatcaaccaatgcaataacaatataaaccaccacaaccaattaaatcaagtgtttaaattaaattcgagtcacaactcaaacactattttattgcatatatcactgaattagcctcactatgttcgaaacggcacatcaaacagactaacgggtaaaaagttatacatcgttaaactttaacaaaaatcccaaacagcacagcacgcggcgccaacatccacacgcggcgcgaagcgaggaaaaagttacgccttcgcggcgccaacacctacacgcggcgcgaagcgaggaaaaagttacgccttcgcggcgccaacacaagtacgcggcgcgacctgtgcgtatcaaaacattcTGACATccagcccacctgttcgcggcgccaccctgtgcacgcggcgcgaaccggagatttcagaaaccccaacctgcagaaaacagcattctgtacctcccaaatactctcaaatcataccagtacaaatttcagaaaaataaatcacacatacgacataaattgcacgtttacacatacttctaagcatgtttaacatcattattcatcaccaatcatcattcacaacctaaattgaattaaggttctataaaccccaaaaccccaaacccgacatacaatccaattcggaatcctaacatatgaactctattgaatcattcatacaacccataatagaggttaatgagaagaatccccccttaccttagccaaattcttgaattggttcctcttcctctttggctctccttcacgctcttcagttcctcttctcacagcttctggtttccacgttctaatttttccttctcttcttgttttcctttattttatgaaaaacataaaattagaaatgggctcttacacaattacacccccattttactaattccaccgcatggcccaatgacttaacatttcattatttttccccataattcaacaaaatgttaatttctcataattaatttaaaacttgattaaattaattaaataagaattttcgggatgttacaataggacctgcaacttaatcaacgcattaacaacaacttataacaacaacactCTATTCaatcaacattggtcataagacctacAAATTAATAATGTCCATAAATTGGGACAATTCAACACAATTCAATTGTACCAGCAAATCACTTATTTGACATAATtataacaaaacaaatcaaccaaAATACCTATTCGTATACACCACTTATTCCGACAATTTTCAACTAAATATGGACAGCTAATTATACCGCTTAGTCTACTAGTTTGTCACTTTCGATACTAGTTTATTATACTGCTATTATTGCTACTTAATTAACAATTCTCTAGTATCCAAATACTCTGTCATTGCAATCTATCCCTTCTACAAAAGTACCAGCTTCAACTAATAAGTTCTGCTACTATTAAATTATTCTGCTACCATTAGCTAAATCCCTGTTATTGATTTAGTTTTCTGCTACTAGGACCAACTATTATAATTTCTACCCTCTGCCAAAGTTTTATATACACTACTGCTACTTCAATTTTTCGCCACTGTTATAACTCCTTGATCACTATATTTATGAAATGACTGATTCACctattattctattttatatatattcatGGGGTTACCAATATATTTCGTTATTTGTTTACTAACTGATTAATTGTATACATGTATCACTTATTCTAGTAGCTAATCACATATACAGTAAGTAACCAAAACCAAATATACACGTCACAGGAAAATATCAAGTACACCACATAGCACAGGGAATAGGCTGGGACGCCCACCCTCCCCTTAAGGGGTGTTTGCCCCCTAACacacatatatattaaaaaaaaattcttctcctACACACAAAAACACACGtgagaataaattttttttctccTACACACAAAAATTTCTTCTCCTTTacaattcattttttttctttgttgtgCTACCTGGGACGCCCAACCCTTGGGTATGTCGCCCCCACCCCCagcttttcttcttcttatatTATTTTCAGTCCATAATATTTTCCGGTTCCAATTCCCACTGCACTGCACCTATTATATTTTCTGTAACATTTATTCGATCGATTTGCAAGTCCTCACGTCTATAATTCCAGCAACAAAATTTATCACAGAAAGCAAACCATTTAATTCATTGACGAGAATAACAATTTACACGATCAATAACTTACCACAACTTCAAACATTGCAAAACCAGCAGACAATTCATGGCATAAATTCGTACAACCCAACCCCACATACGATTCATCATATAACCGGTTATATAGAttgaatcccacccttacctcgGAATGATGGTCTCTCCATAATTTTCCGGTCGAATCCGCTTTTTCGAGGCTTCCAATTTCCGTGCTCTGCAACTTCCGTATTCTTCTTCTCTACAAACCCTTATTCCTCTTTTTCCCTTCTTTTCCTTTTGATAAAACCCTCGTTTTGTTTTTACTGGATAACCCTATTTTCTTTCTCAACTTAACCAACATAACAATATTTCTCTATACACTCCTTAATGGGTCTATTATTCGCACACCTCCAATTGCTATTTTCCATACAACAACTAAACCCAACTTAATTATATAATTAGTCCCATGTAACAACATTATTTCTTATATTATTTCTCCGATTACGCTTCCtagaataatattaataattatcaacttcgactaattccaacaaataatccttaattaatttaattaaatgattaattaaatttgggaCGTTACATAACACCTTATGTCATTATGTGAAATATCTTTGAATTAGTATATTATTTTACATGCGGGGGATTTAGGGTGTTACAACGTCCATGTTGTATAATTTTGACATATTCCATCATAACATAGGTGATGTAATATTTCTTTCGTTGAACCTTTTTTGATATTCCCACAATTAACACAAGAACAATAAAAGAGATCATTATTGTCGGGAATATTTTGTTCCGCAAATTCATGGAAATCAAGATCTCCTTTCTCATATGCCGAACCCAATATATCagctttcatccaactacgattcATAACAAATTATGAAAACGAAAATgacatttctttcttcattttcaaTAGATTTATGACaacaaaacaaaagcaaaaacattGCCTTATAACAACGAAAACATCATAGTGCGAGAACATGACACATGACAATATCACATAACTTTATAACAACAAAACATCACAAACTCTGAATAAAACCAAAACGCAAAGTAAtcaaattgcaaaaaaaaaaaaatccacaatGCATAAAGGAACACCTCACCACAACGTAAAAGAGAGACCAAGAAATAAACAGTGAAAGATGAATAAAGATGAGGAAGAGACCAAGAATTGAATAAAGATGGTGAATATTGGACGTTCCAAGAAATGAATGAAGGTGGTGAAGATTGATCGTTCCACGAAATGATTGAAGATTTCATTATCGTTGATGTCTGGTTCGTTGGGGCATGTGTTATAAACGAAATAAAAGAAACTGTTAAGGTTTAATTTTGCAAAAAATAATTTGACCATGGTTGTTTGAACCAACCGTAGTGATATTTGGCACATATAACCACTATTGATTGAAACAACCATAGTTAAAAGTTTTTCAACTTTTATTTAACAATATATGTTGAGGGACATAtgcttttttattgaaaaatgaaaaaaatattgcTGCTGGAATTTGAAACTTGTAACCCTTAATCTATGGCCACGGTTGAAATTAAGAACCGTGATAAaaagtcttttaataaaataaaaatcaaacacgttaaaaatgaaatattactaCGGTTGAAATGACcgcaattatattttttttttacaaaaattatattttttttcttactaGTGTGTTtggcttttctttttttttttcatagatTGTTCCTtcttaaaacataataaaattatcTCGGTACATATTACTCTCATAAGTAGAAATAAATGTCTAATTGAtaagaatattattttttaatacttttaaatttttatgaaataatttaatatttttgatgttttgttagtttttttattagaaaaataattataaaacaatGTTgttttgacttttatgtagaaaaAAGAACAAACATTAATTCCTCCCGTTTGTAGAAATCTTAGATTTCATCGGTTTTCCGATTTTAATTTTATCATACTGATTTCCATCCGGTTGATTACATGACTGATCCAATAGTCCATTGTAACAAATTATCCCTTCGATTCACAATTCAATTGATTTTACTGTATCGGTCTTGATCAATTCATTCTGATTCCCATCGGTTCAATTACATGACCGATTCAATAGTCAATTAAGTATGAATATTATAATTTGTAAGTATATTTCTATTTCTAATAGTTTAAACTTTGAAATCAGATGTTTTTGTTGTGTATCGAAATGCAACTCACTTAAACATTAACTACAAAATAAATAtgattaatttattaacttaataAAAAAACTTCCAAAAGAGCTCGAAAGACACCTAATAATAACAGAGAGAAAATCATAGAAGTTGACAAAGCAAAGAACGGTTCAAAATTCATACCCACCAAAGTCCAAACGCCAAAAAAAACTCAACTATCGTTTTGGCCACTTTCTTTTTCTTAATTAGAtgctttttaccatttaaacctTCTCCTATCCTTTTTATATACATCCCAAAACCGAACCTTCCCTTCACCTTCTCACACACAAGCATAACCATTAGCCTCTCTTTGTCTCTTCAACTTCCAAACATGACAAAAGTTGCAAAACTAACAAAACTCAAGTCAGTGCTGAAGAAATGGAACACCTTCGCCTATTACAACAACAAGCACAACCGCTCTGACATCAGAGCGGTTGTGAACGAGGACGAGTCGTGTGCGTTATCAGAACAAGACCTTCGTCCCGTGTTTGTTGGAAAGACGAGGCGTAGGTACCTTGTTAACTCCGATGTTGTTGGACATCCGCTGTTTCAGGAGCTTGTGGACAGGTCTCGCAGCTCGATCGAGGTAAACAATGACGATGATGATACCGTTAATGTGGCTTGTGAAGTTGTCTTGTTTGAACATATGTTGTGGATGATCGAGAATACTGATCCTCAACCGGAATCTTTGGATGAACTCGTTGATTATTACAGTTGCTAGGTGTGTGGTGGTTGCATTTGTTTGTAACAATTTTAAAGCAAACGATCTTGCTTGATGGTGATGAAAATATCATCCCGTGTATATTTTTAATGCATGATGATTGATAGTGATTGTATTCTATGTAACTGGGTATAAACATATAAGATTAATCAGAGATTGATCATTGATCATTAAGTATTGTTTTGCGGGTTTACCatgatattaatatttatttttacttcTAAGTTCTACCAGAAAAAGTAGTATGTGTAAGTTACTTAAAAACATTATATACTCCTCTATATTTTTTTGCAATATAAACAAATTGTATTAGAGAGAATGCATAATCCAACTCATTACAAAAGAAATGGTGCTATCCACCTGCTTAAAGGACTATATAGTGCACCCTTTTCAGAATAAAGGACAGACAAGTTAATACAGCGATGTACGGTTTTATATACTCTTTTAAatgatattttataatttgaGGGTATGTGTCAATGGCAGTTATGTTTGTTGAGAAAGTAATTCTTTGTGTCGAAATTATGTTGTGTGTTGAAATTGTAAGAAGTCGAAATGTTGGAGAAGTGTTTTGACAGAATTTCGACCTAGcattgttttgtttgctttagtTAGTTAGTTGGAGACTGTTTAGTGACAAGCAACCTCACCCTATAAATAAACAGGTACATGTTGAAGTGTAATTGCACATTTAGTATCATTGGGCCTTGTGTGTTTGGGCGTCAATTAGTTTAGCCCAATATGGATTTGTATATTTACTGCATTTACTTTGTAATTGTTAGCAGCGTGAGAATATAGTAGCTAGAATCATTCTTGTAACCGTTTTTTGATTTAGTAAAAGTTAGTTACACAAACACTCTATCTCTTTCTCTTCATTTTGTTCATCTTTGTTCATCTTGCTCTGCTATGCACCAACAATTAATATATAGAGCTCTGGTTCAGATCCACGAGTGTACGTAAGACGTGTGTGATTGATTTCGTTGTTCTTGAATTTGCGTTGAATTCACGATCGAAATCGTAGTGGAATCACATTTCTTAATTTCGAGGGATTGAGAAACACAAGTGTTCTGTGAGATCTGAGTGATTTCTTGCACAATATTGAAGATGAACGATGGAAACAGTGGTTTAAATACGAAACTTCTGGTGTTTGATGGAAAGAATTAGAATCGGTGGATGATTCAGATGCGTCTGTTGTTTGGCGTTCAAGATTTGCTTGATCTAGTCTACGATGGTTACACGCTGGTTGATACGGATGCAGCAGAAGCGCAAAGAAATGCGTAACGAGAAACGAAAGGATCAGAAAGCGTTGTCCAACATCCATCAGTGCGTGGAtacgaatgtgtttgagaagatctcTGATTCGACGACGACGAAGGCTACATGGGACACACCGGTGCAGTCCTATGGCAGTGACGCATTAGTGAAAAAGGTGAAATGTCTACGTAAGtagtatgagaatctcaacatgaagaacaatgaaaaGGTCCCTGAGTACATCTCTAGAGTGATTCTGATCACTAAAGAGATGAAAGTTTGTGGAGAGACACTCTTAGAACTAGTGATTATTAAGAAGGTAATGAGATCACTTACTCGTTAGtttgattacattgttgtagctattgaacattctaagg from Vicia villosa cultivar HV-30 ecotype Madison, WI linkage group LG4, Vvil1.0, whole genome shotgun sequence encodes the following:
- the LOC131599324 gene encoding auxin-responsive protein SAUR78-like; translation: MTKVAKLTKLKSVLKKWNTFAYYNNKHNRSDIRAVVNEDESCALSEQDLRPVFVGKTRRRYLVNSDVVGHPLFQELVDRSRSSIEVNNDDDDTVNVACEVVLFEHMLWMIENTDPQPESLDELVDYYSC